A window of Sutcliffiella cohnii contains these coding sequences:
- the spoVM gene encoding stage V sporulation protein SpoVM: MKFYTIKLPKFLGGIIKAMLGSFKKE; the protein is encoded by the coding sequence ATGAAATTTTATACAATTAAACTTCCTAAATTTCTTGGTGGAATTATAAAAGCGATGTTAGGGTCATTTAAAAAAGAGTAG
- a CDS encoding thiamine diphosphokinase, translating into MNIHIVAGGPVENMPNLHEWVGENVVWVGVDRGTWILQKEYGIIPDKAFGDFDSVSHDELMELKKKTTNLFLLPSEKDEIDTEIAVNWAINEKPASIKLFGGTGGRLDHFFGNIQLLLKGINEGCSIQIIDNQNILYVVKPGKYNLEQDVRFPYISFIPITPEVKELTLTGFKYNLKNRNIFWGETLCISNELIFNSGTFSFIEGILLVIRSQDRNI; encoded by the coding sequence ATGAATATACATATAGTGGCTGGTGGGCCAGTAGAGAATATGCCTAACTTGCATGAATGGGTAGGGGAAAATGTAGTTTGGGTTGGAGTAGATCGTGGCACATGGATTCTACAAAAGGAATATGGAATTATTCCGGATAAAGCATTTGGTGATTTTGATTCAGTTTCTCATGATGAATTAATGGAATTAAAGAAAAAAACAACGAACTTATTTTTATTGCCTAGTGAAAAAGATGAAATTGATACAGAAATTGCAGTAAACTGGGCTATTAACGAAAAACCGGCTAGTATTAAATTATTCGGTGGTACTGGTGGGAGGCTAGATCATTTTTTTGGGAACATACAACTCCTCCTTAAAGGAATAAATGAAGGGTGTTCTATACAAATAATAGATAACCAAAACATTTTATATGTAGTAAAACCAGGTAAATACAACTTGGAACAAGATGTGCGTTTTCCTTATATTTCTTTTATCCCAATAACCCCAGAAGTAAAAGAACTCACCCTAACAGGCTTTAAATACAATTTAAAAAATAGGAATATTTTTTGGGGTGAGACATTATGTATTAGTAATGAACTCATTTTTAATTCTGGTACTTTTTCATTCATAGAAGGCATATTATTGGTTATAAGAAGCCAAGACAGAAACATTTAA